A stretch of Chionomys nivalis chromosome 2, mChiNiv1.1, whole genome shotgun sequence DNA encodes these proteins:
- the LOC130869250 gene encoding zinc finger protein 844-like, with product MDKLENDNVVSLGLFSDRERRLVEPRETNAVTYDDVHVNFTLEEWALLNPSQKKLYKDVMGETYRNLTSIVGKTIILKNIVKVLEDIKGIKEHILERNPMNVITVVKPLHTTVIYKVMKEPILEKNPMNVISVVKPLYNTIIYIFMKESILEKNPMNVITVVKPLHAAVIYKVMKEPILEKNPMNVISVVKPLHNTVIYIFMKEAILERNPMNVITVVKPLHATVIYNVMKEPILEKNPMNVISVVKPLHNTVIYKFMKEAIRERNPMNVITVVEPLHSTIILKGMKEAILERNPMNVITVVKPLHATVIYKVMKEPILERNPMNVINVVEPLYNTVIYKYMKGAILERNPMNVITVVEPLHNTVIYKFMKGAILERNPINVITVVKPLHVTIIKGIKEVILERNPMNVISVAKPLHATVIYKVMKEPILERNPMNVITVVEPFHVTVVSENIKETYTVEKRYDCN from the exons aatgcagtgacctatgatgacgTGCATGTCAACTTCACTTTGGAAGAATGGGctttgctgaatccttcccagaagaaactCTATAAAGATGTGATGGgggagacctacaggaacctcactAGTATAG TTGGGAAGACCATAATATTGAAGAACATTGTCAAAGTTCTAGAAGACATAAAAG gcataaaagaacacatactggagagaaaccctatgaatgtaatcactgtggtaaagcctttgcacaccACAGTTATCTACAAAGtcatgaaagaacccatactggagaaaaaccctatgaatgtaatcagtgtggtaaagcctttgtacAACACAATAATCTACATATTCATGAAAGAatccatactggagaaaaaccctatgaatgtaatcactgtggtaaagcctttgcacgcCGCAGTTATCTACAAAGtcatgaaagaacccatactggagaaaaaccctatgaatgtaatcagtgtggtaaagcctttgcacaacaCAGTCATCTACATAttcatgaaagaagccatactggagagaaaccctatgaatgtaatcactgtggtaaagcctttgcacgcCACAGTTATCTACAATGtcatgaaagaacccatactggagaaaaaccctatgaatgtaatcagtgtggtaaagcctttgcacaacaCAGTCATCTACAAGttcatgaaagaagccatacgggagagaaaccctatgaatgtaatcactgtggtagAGCCTTTGCACAGCACAATCATCTTAAAAGgcatgaaagaagccatactggagagaaaccctatgaatgtaatcactgtggtaaagcctttgcacgcCACAGTTATCTACAAAGtcatgaaagaacccatactggagagaaaccctatgaatgtaatcaatgtagTAGAGCCTTTGTACAACACAGTCATCTACAAGTACATGAAAggagccatactggagagaaaccctatgaatgtaatcactgtggtagAGCCTTTGCACAACACAGTCATCTACAAGTTCATGAAAggagccatactggagagaaaccctataaatgtaatcactgtggtaaagcctttgcacgtcaca ATcatcaaaggcataaaagaagtcatactggagagaaaccctatgaatgtaatcagtgtggcaAAGCCTTTGCATGCCACAGTTATCTACAAAGtcatgaaagaacccatactggagagaaaccctatgaatgtaatcactgtggtagAGCCTTTTCATGTCACGGTAGTctctgaaaacataaaagaaacctATACCGTAGAGAAACGTTATGACTGTAATTAG